A DNA window from Onychostoma macrolepis isolate SWU-2019 chromosome 13, ASM1243209v1, whole genome shotgun sequence contains the following coding sequences:
- the ckba gene encoding creatine kinase, brain a isoform X3 produces the protein MAKFLTLDLYKRSRQRCTPNGFTIDNVIQTGVDNPGHPFIMTVGCVAGDEETYEVFKELLDPVIQDRHGGYKPTDKHKTDLNPNNLKGGDDLDANYVLSTRVRTGRSVRGFCLPPHCSRGERRAVEKLSVEALGALTGDLKGKYYALKNMSEAEQQQLIDDHFLFDKPVSPLLLASGMARDWPDARGIWHNDNKTFLVWVNEEDHLRVISMQKGGNMKEVFTRFCTGLTKIEELFKNKGHSFMWNEHLGYVLTCPSNLGTGLRAGVHVKLPNLSKYRQFEEILKRLRLQKRGTGGVDTAAVGGIFDISNADRLGFSEVELVQMLVDGVKLLIEMEKRLEKGQAVEDLMPAQK, from the exons ATGGCCAAGTTCCTCACTCTGGATCTGTACAAGCGCAGCCGTCAGCGCTGCACACCCAACGGCTTCACCATAGATAACGTCATTCAGACTGGAGTAGATAATCCTG GCCACCCCTTCATTATGACTGTGGGTTGTGTGGCTGGGGATGAGGAGACCTATGAGGTGTTCAAGGAGCTGCTGGACCCTGTTATTCAGGACAGACATGGAGGATACAAACCCACAGACAAACACAAGACTGACCTCAACCCCAATAACCTCAAG GGCGGTGATGACCTGGACGCCAATTACGTGCTAAGCACTCGAGTCAGAACAGGCAGGAGCGTCCGCGGATTCTGCCTGCCGCCCCACTGCAGTCGTGGAGAGAGAAGAGCTGTTGAGAAGCTCTCTGTGGAAG CTCTGGGTGCCCTGACTGGGGATCTCAAAGGAAAATACTACGCCCTGAAAAACATGTCCGAGGCTGAGCAGCAGCAGCTTATCGATGACCATTTCCTTTTTGACAAGCCTGTGTCTCCCCTGCTGCTGGCCTCAGGGATGGCTCGTGATTGGCCTGACGCCAGGGGCATCTG GCACAATGATAACAAGACATTCCTCGTGTGGGTGAATGAGGAGGACCACCTGCGTGTCATCTCCATGCAGAAAGGTGGCAACATGAAGGAGGTCTTCACCCGTTTCTGCACAGGTCTCACTAAG ATTGAGGAGTTGTTCAAAAACAAGGGTCACTCATTCATGTGGAACGAGCATCTTGGCTACGTCCTCACCTGCCCATCCAACCTCGGCACAGGCCTGCGCGCAGGAGTGCACGTCAAACTGCCTAATCTCAGCAAATACCGCCAGTTTGAGGAGATCCTCAAGAGACTGAGGCTGCAGAAACGTGGAACAG GTGGTGTGGACACTGCAGCTGTGGGTGGCATTTTTGACATCTCCAATGCTGACCGCTTGGGCTTCTCTGAGGTGGAGCTGGTGCAGATGTTGGTGGATGGAGTCAAACTGCTGATAGAGATGGAGAAACGGCTAGAGAAAGGCCAGGCCGTCGAGGACCTCATGCCTGCTCAAAAGTAG
- the ckba gene encoding creatine kinase, brain a isoform X4 produces MTVGCVAGDEETYEVFKELLDPVIQDRHGGYKPTDKHKTDLNPNNLKGGDDLDANYVLSTRVRTGRSVRGFCLPPHCSRGERRAVEKLSVEALGALTGDLKGKYYALKNMSEAEQQQLIDDHFLFDKPVSPLLLASGMARDWPDARGIWHNDNKTFLVWVNEEDHLRVISMQKGGNMKEVFTRFCTGLTKIEELFKNKGHSFMWNEHLGYVLTCPSNLGTGLRAGVHVKLPNLSKYRQFEEILKRLRLQKRGTGGVDTAAVGGIFDISNADRLGFSEVELVQMLVDGVKLLIEMEKRLEKGQAVEDLMPAQK; encoded by the exons ATGACTGTGGGTTGTGTGGCTGGGGATGAGGAGACCTATGAGGTGTTCAAGGAGCTGCTGGACCCTGTTATTCAGGACAGACATGGAGGATACAAACCCACAGACAAACACAAGACTGACCTCAACCCCAATAACCTCAAG GGCGGTGATGACCTGGACGCCAATTACGTGCTAAGCACTCGAGTCAGAACAGGCAGGAGCGTCCGCGGATTCTGCCTGCCGCCCCACTGCAGTCGTGGAGAGAGAAGAGCTGTTGAGAAGCTCTCTGTGGAAG CTCTGGGTGCCCTGACTGGGGATCTCAAAGGAAAATACTACGCCCTGAAAAACATGTCCGAGGCTGAGCAGCAGCAGCTTATCGATGACCATTTCCTTTTTGACAAGCCTGTGTCTCCCCTGCTGCTGGCCTCAGGGATGGCTCGTGATTGGCCTGACGCCAGGGGCATCTG GCACAATGATAACAAGACATTCCTCGTGTGGGTGAATGAGGAGGACCACCTGCGTGTCATCTCCATGCAGAAAGGTGGCAACATGAAGGAGGTCTTCACCCGTTTCTGCACAGGTCTCACTAAG ATTGAGGAGTTGTTCAAAAACAAGGGTCACTCATTCATGTGGAACGAGCATCTTGGCTACGTCCTCACCTGCCCATCCAACCTCGGCACAGGCCTGCGCGCAGGAGTGCACGTCAAACTGCCTAATCTCAGCAAATACCGCCAGTTTGAGGAGATCCTCAAGAGACTGAGGCTGCAGAAACGTGGAACAG GTGGTGTGGACACTGCAGCTGTGGGTGGCATTTTTGACATCTCCAATGCTGACCGCTTGGGCTTCTCTGAGGTGGAGCTGGTGCAGATGTTGGTGGATGGAGTCAAACTGCTGATAGAGATGGAGAAACGGCTAGAGAAAGGCCAGGCCGTCGAGGACCTCATGCCTGCTCAAAAGTAG
- the ckba gene encoding creatine kinase, brain a isoform X1 encodes MGQINAKLARLNIKPRPAEEEFPDLTQHNNHMAKFLTLDLYKRSRQRCTPNGFTIDNVIQTGVDNPGHPFIMTVGCVAGDEETYEVFKELLDPVIQDRHGGYKPTDKHKTDLNPNNLKGGDDLDANYVLSTRVRTGRSVRGFCLPPHCSRGERRAVEKLSVEALGALTGDLKGKYYALKNMSEAEQQQLIDDHFLFDKPVSPLLLASGMARDWPDARGIWHNDNKTFLVWVNEEDHLRVISMQKGGNMKEVFTRFCTGLTKIEELFKNKGHSFMWNEHLGYVLTCPSNLGTGLRAGVHVKLPNLSKYRQFEEILKRLRLQKRGTGGVDTAAVGGIFDISNADRLGFSEVELVQMLVDGVKLLIEMEKRLEKGQAVEDLMPAQK; translated from the exons caatGCTAAACTAGCCAGGTTGAACATCAAGCCGCGGCCAGCTGAGGAAGAGTTTCCAGACCTCACACAGCACAACAACCATATGGCCAAGTTCCTCACTCTGGATCTGTACAAGCGCAGCCGTCAGCGCTGCACACCCAACGGCTTCACCATAGATAACGTCATTCAGACTGGAGTAGATAATCCTG GCCACCCCTTCATTATGACTGTGGGTTGTGTGGCTGGGGATGAGGAGACCTATGAGGTGTTCAAGGAGCTGCTGGACCCTGTTATTCAGGACAGACATGGAGGATACAAACCCACAGACAAACACAAGACTGACCTCAACCCCAATAACCTCAAG GGCGGTGATGACCTGGACGCCAATTACGTGCTAAGCACTCGAGTCAGAACAGGCAGGAGCGTCCGCGGATTCTGCCTGCCGCCCCACTGCAGTCGTGGAGAGAGAAGAGCTGTTGAGAAGCTCTCTGTGGAAG CTCTGGGTGCCCTGACTGGGGATCTCAAAGGAAAATACTACGCCCTGAAAAACATGTCCGAGGCTGAGCAGCAGCAGCTTATCGATGACCATTTCCTTTTTGACAAGCCTGTGTCTCCCCTGCTGCTGGCCTCAGGGATGGCTCGTGATTGGCCTGACGCCAGGGGCATCTG GCACAATGATAACAAGACATTCCTCGTGTGGGTGAATGAGGAGGACCACCTGCGTGTCATCTCCATGCAGAAAGGTGGCAACATGAAGGAGGTCTTCACCCGTTTCTGCACAGGTCTCACTAAG ATTGAGGAGTTGTTCAAAAACAAGGGTCACTCATTCATGTGGAACGAGCATCTTGGCTACGTCCTCACCTGCCCATCCAACCTCGGCACAGGCCTGCGCGCAGGAGTGCACGTCAAACTGCCTAATCTCAGCAAATACCGCCAGTTTGAGGAGATCCTCAAGAGACTGAGGCTGCAGAAACGTGGAACAG GTGGTGTGGACACTGCAGCTGTGGGTGGCATTTTTGACATCTCCAATGCTGACCGCTTGGGCTTCTCTGAGGTGGAGCTGGTGCAGATGTTGGTGGATGGAGTCAAACTGCTGATAGAGATGGAGAAACGGCTAGAGAAAGGCCAGGCCGTCGAGGACCTCATGCCTGCTCAAAAGTAG
- the ckba gene encoding creatine kinase, brain a isoform X2 — protein MPFGNSHNQLKMKFSSEQEYPDLSKHNNHMAKVLTLALYEKLRSKQTPSGFTLDDVIQTGVDNPGHPFIMTVGCVAGDEETYEVFKELLDPVIQDRHGGYKPTDKHKTDLNPNNLKGGDDLDANYVLSTRVRTGRSVRGFCLPPHCSRGERRAVEKLSVEALGALTGDLKGKYYALKNMSEAEQQQLIDDHFLFDKPVSPLLLASGMARDWPDARGIWHNDNKTFLVWVNEEDHLRVISMQKGGNMKEVFTRFCTGLTKIEELFKNKGHSFMWNEHLGYVLTCPSNLGTGLRAGVHVKLPNLSKYRQFEEILKRLRLQKRGTGGVDTAAVGGIFDISNADRLGFSEVELVQMLVDGVKLLIEMEKRLEKGQAVEDLMPAQK, from the exons ATGCCTTTCGGGAACAGTCACAACCAACTGAAGATGAAGTTCTCCTCTGAGCAGGAATATCCCGACCTCAGCAAGCACAACAACCATATGGCCAAGGTCCTCACACTGGCGTTGTATGAGAAGTTGCGTTCCAAACAGACACCCAGCGGGTTTACATTGGACGATGTAATCCAGACCGGGGTAGATAACCCAG GCCACCCCTTCATTATGACTGTGGGTTGTGTGGCTGGGGATGAGGAGACCTATGAGGTGTTCAAGGAGCTGCTGGACCCTGTTATTCAGGACAGACATGGAGGATACAAACCCACAGACAAACACAAGACTGACCTCAACCCCAATAACCTCAAG GGCGGTGATGACCTGGACGCCAATTACGTGCTAAGCACTCGAGTCAGAACAGGCAGGAGCGTCCGCGGATTCTGCCTGCCGCCCCACTGCAGTCGTGGAGAGAGAAGAGCTGTTGAGAAGCTCTCTGTGGAAG CTCTGGGTGCCCTGACTGGGGATCTCAAAGGAAAATACTACGCCCTGAAAAACATGTCCGAGGCTGAGCAGCAGCAGCTTATCGATGACCATTTCCTTTTTGACAAGCCTGTGTCTCCCCTGCTGCTGGCCTCAGGGATGGCTCGTGATTGGCCTGACGCCAGGGGCATCTG GCACAATGATAACAAGACATTCCTCGTGTGGGTGAATGAGGAGGACCACCTGCGTGTCATCTCCATGCAGAAAGGTGGCAACATGAAGGAGGTCTTCACCCGTTTCTGCACAGGTCTCACTAAG ATTGAGGAGTTGTTCAAAAACAAGGGTCACTCATTCATGTGGAACGAGCATCTTGGCTACGTCCTCACCTGCCCATCCAACCTCGGCACAGGCCTGCGCGCAGGAGTGCACGTCAAACTGCCTAATCTCAGCAAATACCGCCAGTTTGAGGAGATCCTCAAGAGACTGAGGCTGCAGAAACGTGGAACAG GTGGTGTGGACACTGCAGCTGTGGGTGGCATTTTTGACATCTCCAATGCTGACCGCTTGGGCTTCTCTGAGGTGGAGCTGGTGCAGATGTTGGTGGATGGAGTCAAACTGCTGATAGAGATGGAGAAACGGCTAGAGAAAGGCCAGGCCGTCGAGGACCTCATGCCTGCTCAAAAGTAG